From one Micromonospora siamensis genomic stretch:
- a CDS encoding type II secretion system F family protein: MSRVPLAAGCLLAAALLVPRWQSPVRRAAHRLRVAGLARPAAGLGRRAARVDVIRLGAALAGLAVLVVVGGWVGLFGAVLTATAADRLLRRVEPRAVRDRRLREVADLPLAADLLAAALRAGAPVDHSVLAVADALGGPLADRLGRVGRTLLLGGGPEEAWAHLTPVPGADRLVTAAVRSSSSGAALAGALTRLADDLRADRATAAEASARRAGVLIVLPLGLCFLPAFILAGLVPVIVAVLGDVL, encoded by the coding sequence ATGAGCCGGGTGCCGTTGGCCGCCGGTTGCCTGCTGGCCGCCGCCCTGCTCGTGCCCCGGTGGCAGTCTCCGGTGCGCCGGGCGGCCCACCGGCTCCGAGTGGCCGGCCTGGCCCGGCCGGCCGCCGGGCTGGGTCGGCGGGCGGCCCGAGTGGACGTGATCCGGCTCGGCGCCGCGTTGGCCGGCCTGGCGGTGCTGGTCGTGGTCGGTGGCTGGGTGGGGCTGTTCGGCGCCGTCCTCACCGCGACGGCCGCCGATCGCCTGCTCCGGCGCGTCGAACCGCGAGCCGTCCGGGACCGCCGGCTCCGCGAGGTGGCCGACCTTCCGCTCGCCGCCGATCTCCTGGCGGCCGCGCTGCGGGCCGGTGCCCCCGTCGACCACTCGGTGCTCGCGGTCGCGGACGCCCTCGGCGGTCCGCTGGCCGACCGCCTCGGCCGGGTGGGCCGCACCCTGCTGCTCGGTGGTGGGCCGGAGGAGGCCTGGGCGCACCTGACGCCGGTGCCCGGCGCGGACCGCCTGGTCACCGCGGCGGTGCGGTCGTCGAGCAGCGGGGCCGCCCTGGCCGGTGCCCTCACCCGGCTCGCCGACGACCTGCGGGCCGATCGGGCGACCGCCGCCGAGGCTTCGGCCCGCCGCGCCGGCGTGCTGATCGTGTTGCCGCTGGGGCTCTGCTTCCTGCCGGCCTTCATTCTCGCCGGCCTGGTGCCGGTGATCGTCGCCGTTCTCGGCGACGTGCTCTGA
- the ssd gene encoding septum site-determining protein Ssd: MTSDGDLLDELLRLAAAGGAEVELAADPAAARARWLPAPLVLVGSDQAQACLRARLPHRPGTVLVGRAGQLDPRWEIAELIGAEHVATLPAAEPWLVDRFAECTPDRGGAGPARIVAVLGGRGGAGASVLAGGLAVTAARARLRTLLVDADPLGGGLDLVLGWEQLEGLRWPSLTDADGRVDAPALVRALPSRGDLVVLSWDRGDLLNLPAQAMAATVDAARRGRDFVVIDLPRQLDDAAVIALQAAERVFLVVPAELRATAAAARVAAAAAPHCADLAAIVRGPAPGRLKATEVARALGLPLAGTLRPEPGLCRGLERGEAPAAAGRGPLAALCQRLVEELTGATGAGAA, translated from the coding sequence GTGACCTCCGACGGCGACCTGCTCGACGAACTGCTCCGCCTCGCCGCCGCGGGAGGCGCCGAGGTGGAACTCGCCGCCGACCCCGCGGCCGCCCGGGCCCGCTGGCTGCCCGCACCCCTGGTGCTCGTCGGCAGCGACCAGGCGCAGGCCTGCCTGCGCGCCAGACTGCCCCACCGACCCGGGACGGTCCTGGTCGGCCGCGCGGGGCAGCTCGACCCCCGCTGGGAGATCGCCGAGCTGATCGGCGCCGAGCACGTCGCGACGCTGCCCGCCGCCGAGCCCTGGCTGGTCGACCGGTTCGCCGAGTGCACCCCGGATCGCGGTGGCGCCGGCCCGGCACGGATCGTCGCGGTGCTCGGCGGGCGGGGCGGAGCCGGGGCCAGCGTGCTCGCCGGTGGACTGGCCGTCACGGCCGCCCGGGCCCGGCTGCGCACCCTGCTGGTCGACGCCGATCCGCTCGGCGGCGGGCTCGACCTGGTGCTCGGCTGGGAGCAGCTGGAGGGCCTGCGGTGGCCATCGCTCACCGACGCCGACGGTCGGGTCGACGCCCCCGCGCTGGTCCGCGCCCTGCCGAGCCGAGGCGACCTCGTGGTGCTCTCCTGGGACCGGGGCGACCTGCTCAACCTGCCCGCCCAGGCGATGGCCGCCACCGTGGACGCCGCCCGCCGGGGCCGGGACTTCGTGGTGATCGACCTGCCCCGGCAGCTCGACGACGCCGCGGTGATCGCCCTCCAGGCCGCCGAGCGGGTCTTCCTCGTCGTCCCGGCCGAGCTGCGGGCCACGGCGGCGGCCGCCCGGGTCGCCGCCGCGGCGGCACCGCACTGCGCCGACCTGGCCGCCATCGTGCGCGGCCCGGCCCCCGGTCGACTGAAGGCCACCGAGGTCGCTCGCGCGCTCGGCCTGCCGCTGGCCGGGACGCTCCGCCCCGAGCCGGGACTGTGTCGCGGGCTGGAACGGGGCGAGGCCCCCGCAGCGGCCGGCCGCGGCCCGCTCGCCGCGCTCTGCCAGCGGCTGGTCGAGGAACTGACCGGCGCCACCGGCGCGGGTGCGGCATGA
- a CDS encoding TetR/AcrR family transcriptional regulator — MSDTKQRLLDGTITAIRQHGIAGISARTIAAAAGVNQALVFYHFGTVDDLLTAACRASTAERVEHWSRRLAGVGTLRELLEVGRTLHEEERHLGNVSFLAQMLAGAQTEERLAAPTAGALQLWVDEIESVLRRLLAGSPFAEVADVPGLARAVSAAFVGLELYDGVDRAGAERAMAALDQLAVLIEIVDDLGPIARRAVQAKVNRAARRD, encoded by the coding sequence ATGTCCGACACCAAGCAGCGCCTCCTCGACGGCACCATCACGGCGATCCGGCAGCACGGCATCGCCGGGATCTCGGCCCGCACCATCGCCGCCGCCGCAGGGGTGAACCAGGCGCTGGTCTTCTACCACTTCGGCACGGTGGACGACCTGTTGACGGCGGCCTGCCGGGCCAGCACCGCCGAACGGGTCGAGCACTGGTCGCGCCGCCTCGCCGGGGTGGGTACGCTGCGCGAACTGCTCGAGGTCGGGCGGACCCTGCACGAGGAGGAGCGGCACCTGGGCAACGTCTCCTTCCTCGCCCAGATGCTGGCCGGCGCGCAGACCGAGGAACGGTTGGCCGCCCCGACGGCCGGTGCGCTGCAACTCTGGGTGGACGAGATCGAGTCGGTGCTGCGGCGGTTGCTGGCCGGTTCCCCGTTCGCCGAGGTGGCCGACGTGCCCGGCCTGGCCCGGGCGGTCTCGGCGGCGTTCGTCGGGTTGGAGCTCTACGACGGGGTGGACCGGGCCGGCGCCGAACGGGCGATGGCCGCGTTGGACCAGCTCGCGGTACTCATCGAGATTGTGGACGATCTCGGGCCGATCGCCCGGCGGGCGGTGCAGGCCAAGGTCAACCGGGCGGCCCGCCGGGACTGA
- a CDS encoding VHL beta domain-containing protein has protein sequence MADAPEVKPGHGSPSRADGRTPGAAPSWTPRRRGAEESSQRGWTTSGPIAEREGGRAESRTVFVLTLVGVGALAVVLLALQPFFASPRRAGLPPPQAGEVIGVAGTPTPAVAAPSRTFSPAPVSLSTRMASPTHRPSPRAKPRPTATPTPRPTARPSTAPASSAPPPPPPPTTQPPTPGPGELSPLPPSQEPSLRSSGGGPETFVDFVNARSQPVVVYWLDYDGRRQPYASLQPGESHRQQTYVGHPWVVTDAGGVGLACFLPAPEIARAVAR, from the coding sequence ATGGCCGACGCACCGGAAGTCAAGCCCGGACACGGATCTCCGTCGCGAGCGGACGGACGTACGCCGGGAGCTGCTCCTTCGTGGACGCCCCGACGGCGTGGCGCCGAGGAGTCGTCACAGCGGGGCTGGACCACGTCGGGCCCGATCGCGGAGCGCGAGGGTGGCCGGGCGGAGTCCCGGACCGTCTTCGTCCTGACCCTGGTGGGGGTCGGCGCGCTCGCCGTGGTGCTGCTGGCCCTCCAGCCGTTCTTCGCCTCACCGCGCCGGGCGGGGCTGCCACCACCCCAGGCCGGCGAGGTGATCGGCGTCGCGGGCACGCCGACCCCGGCGGTCGCCGCGCCCAGCCGGACCTTCTCGCCGGCGCCGGTGTCGCTCTCGACCCGGATGGCCTCGCCGACCCACCGCCCCTCACCGAGGGCGAAGCCGAGGCCGACCGCCACCCCGACGCCCCGGCCGACCGCACGACCGAGCACCGCGCCGGCCAGCAGCGCCCCGCCACCACCGCCTCCGCCGACCACCCAGCCACCGACGCCGGGGCCGGGCGAGCTCTCGCCGTTGCCCCCGTCCCAGGAGCCGAGCCTGCGGTCCAGCGGCGGCGGCCCGGAGACCTTCGTCGACTTCGTCAACGCCCGGTCCCAGCCGGTGGTGGTCTACTGGCTCGACTACGACGGCCGACGGCAGCCCTACGCGTCGCTGCAACCCGGGGAGTCGCACCGCCAGCAGACCTATGTCGGGCACCCGTGGGTGGTGACCGACGCCGGGGGCGTCGGCCTCGCCTGCTTCCTGCCCGCCCCGGAGATCGCCCGTGCCGTCGCCCGCTGA
- a CDS encoding TadA family conjugal transfer-associated ATPase → MTDRPAAEELAARVRRRFAAADTPVTPASVVTAVRADPTAAVLGDTTVLRMADRVHDDLVGAGPLAPLLADPDVTDVLVNAVRVWVDRGNGLHQVAVPLGGPDDVRRLAQRLAASAGRRLDDGSPYVDARLADGTRLHAVLPPVATDGPYLSLRTFRQRPFTLDELVRHGTVPRPVAPVLAAIVAARLAYLVTGGTGSGKTTLLNTLLGMVPSTERIVLVEDAAELRPVHPHVVGLQARTSNVEGTGAVGLGDLVRQALRMRPDRLVVGECRGAEVVDLLAALNTGHDGGAGTLHANAPTDVPARLEALGLLGGLPRAALHAQVAAALQVVLQVRRGGNGRVLESVCLLLPEGPDRLVTAVPAWTRGRGLGLAGRALAALLHERGVAVPPLLCSTWPGSAGRA, encoded by the coding sequence ATGACCGACCGGCCCGCCGCCGAGGAACTCGCCGCCCGGGTCCGGCGGCGCTTCGCCGCGGCGGACACCCCGGTCACTCCCGCGTCGGTCGTCACCGCCGTACGCGCCGATCCCACGGCCGCCGTCCTCGGCGACACCACCGTGCTGCGGATGGCCGACCGGGTGCACGACGACCTCGTCGGCGCCGGCCCGCTCGCCCCGCTGCTGGCCGACCCGGACGTCACCGACGTGCTGGTCAACGCGGTCCGGGTCTGGGTGGACCGAGGGAACGGGTTGCACCAGGTGGCCGTACCGCTCGGCGGACCGGACGACGTCCGGCGGCTGGCCCAGCGACTCGCCGCGAGCGCCGGCCGGCGGCTGGACGACGGCTCGCCGTACGTCGACGCCCGGCTCGCCGACGGCACCCGGCTGCACGCGGTCCTGCCGCCGGTGGCGACCGACGGGCCCTACCTTTCCCTGCGCACCTTCCGGCAGCGGCCGTTCACCCTCGACGAGCTGGTACGCCACGGCACCGTGCCGCGTCCCGTGGCCCCGGTGCTCGCGGCGATCGTGGCGGCCCGGCTCGCGTACCTGGTCACCGGGGGCACCGGGTCGGGCAAGACCACCCTGCTCAACACGCTGCTCGGGATGGTGCCGTCGACCGAGCGGATCGTGCTCGTGGAGGACGCCGCCGAGCTGCGACCGGTGCATCCGCACGTGGTGGGGCTACAGGCCCGTACGTCCAACGTCGAGGGCACCGGCGCGGTCGGCCTCGGCGACCTGGTCCGGCAGGCGCTGCGGATGCGACCGGACCGACTGGTGGTGGGGGAGTGCCGGGGCGCCGAGGTGGTCGACCTGCTCGCCGCCCTGAACACCGGCCACGACGGAGGGGCGGGGACGCTGCACGCGAACGCGCCGACGGACGTACCGGCCCGGTTGGAGGCGCTGGGCCTGCTCGGTGGCCTGCCCCGGGCGGCGCTGCACGCTCAGGTCGCCGCGGCCCTCCAGGTGGTGCTCCAGGTTCGTCGGGGCGGGAACGGGCGGGTCCTGGAGTCGGTCTGCCTGCTGCTGCCCGAGGGGCCGGACCGGCTGGTCACCGCCGTACCCGCCTGGACCCGTGGGCGCGGGCTCGGGCTGGCCGGCCGCGCGTTGGCGGCGCTGCTGCACGAGCGTGGGGTCGCCGTGCCTCCGCTGCTCTGCTCGACCTGGCCGGGATCGGCGGGCCGGGCGTGA
- the acs gene encoding acetate--CoA ligase translates to MSEALANLLNETRQFPPPAELAANANVTAGAYDEAAGDRLAFWERQADRLAWAQKWDQVLDWSNAPFAKWFVGGQLNVAYNCLDRHVEAGRGDKVAIHWEGEPGDTRTLTYADLHELTCRAANALTDLGVVAGDRVAIYLPMIPEAAVAMLACARIGATHSVVFGGFSADALTNRIQDASAKVVITADGGYRRGKPSALKPTVDEAVANCPTIEHVLVVRRTGEDVAWSAKDHWWHETVESASAEHAAQPFDAEHPLFILYTSGTTARPKGILHTTGGYLTQAAYTAHAVFDLKPESDVYWCTADIGWVTGHSYIVYGPLANGATQVMYEGTPDTPHKGRFWEIVDKYRVTILYTAPTLIRTMMKWGEDIPAGFDMSSLRLLGSVGEPINPEAWMWYRQHVGRGELPIVDTWWQTETGAIMISPLPGVTETKPGSAMTPLPGVVADVVDDQGRSVPNGGGGYLVLREPWPSMLRTVWGDDNRFLETYWSRFGAGAGNTGGDQWIYFAGDGAKKDDDGHIWLLGRVDDVMLVSGHNISTTEVESALVSHPSVAEAAVVGATDPTTGQAIVAFAIPRGTADISGEAGEQLIAELRNHVAKTLGPIAKPRQIMLVPELPKTRSGKIMRRLLRDVAENRSLGDVTTLQDSSVMELISSGMQGGKAED, encoded by the coding sequence ATGAGCGAGGCATTGGCCAACTTGCTGAACGAGACGCGGCAGTTCCCGCCCCCGGCCGAACTCGCGGCGAACGCCAACGTGACCGCCGGCGCGTACGACGAGGCGGCCGGGGACCGGCTGGCCTTCTGGGAGCGTCAGGCAGACCGGCTGGCCTGGGCGCAGAAGTGGGACCAGGTGCTCGACTGGTCGAACGCGCCGTTCGCGAAGTGGTTCGTCGGTGGGCAGCTCAACGTGGCGTACAACTGCCTGGACCGGCACGTGGAGGCGGGCCGGGGCGACAAGGTGGCGATCCACTGGGAGGGCGAGCCGGGCGACACCCGCACCCTCACCTACGCCGACCTGCACGAGCTGACCTGCCGGGCGGCGAACGCGCTGACCGACCTGGGCGTGGTCGCCGGTGACCGGGTGGCCATCTACCTGCCGATGATCCCTGAGGCGGCGGTGGCGATGCTGGCCTGCGCCCGGATCGGCGCGACGCACAGCGTGGTCTTCGGCGGTTTCTCCGCCGACGCGCTGACCAACCGGATCCAGGACGCCAGCGCCAAGGTGGTGATCACCGCGGACGGTGGCTACCGGCGGGGCAAGCCGTCGGCGTTGAAGCCGACCGTCGACGAGGCGGTGGCGAACTGCCCGACGATCGAGCACGTGCTGGTGGTCCGTCGCACCGGTGAGGACGTCGCCTGGTCGGCGAAGGACCACTGGTGGCACGAGACGGTGGAGAGCGCCTCGGCGGAGCACGCCGCGCAGCCGTTCGACGCCGAGCACCCGCTGTTCATCCTCTACACCAGCGGCACCACCGCCCGGCCGAAGGGCATCCTGCACACCACGGGTGGCTACCTGACCCAGGCGGCGTACACCGCGCACGCGGTCTTCGACCTGAAGCCGGAGAGCGACGTCTACTGGTGCACCGCCGACATCGGCTGGGTGACCGGCCACTCCTACATCGTGTACGGCCCGCTGGCCAACGGCGCCACCCAGGTCATGTACGAGGGCACCCCGGACACCCCGCACAAGGGTCGGTTCTGGGAGATCGTCGACAAGTACCGGGTGACCATCCTCTACACCGCGCCGACGCTGATCCGCACCATGATGAAGTGGGGCGAGGACATCCCGGCCGGCTTCGACATGTCGTCGCTGCGCCTGCTGGGCAGCGTCGGCGAGCCGATCAACCCCGAGGCGTGGATGTGGTACAGGCAGCACGTCGGCCGGGGTGAGCTGCCCATCGTGGACACCTGGTGGCAGACCGAGACCGGGGCGATCATGATCTCGCCGCTGCCCGGGGTCACCGAGACCAAGCCCGGTTCGGCGATGACCCCGCTGCCCGGTGTGGTGGCCGACGTGGTCGACGACCAGGGCCGGTCGGTGCCGAACGGCGGGGGCGGCTACCTGGTGCTGCGGGAGCCGTGGCCGTCGATGCTGCGCACGGTGTGGGGCGACGACAACCGGTTCCTGGAGACGTACTGGTCGCGGTTCGGGGCGGGCGCCGGCAACACCGGCGGCGACCAGTGGATCTACTTCGCCGGGGACGGCGCGAAGAAGGACGACGACGGGCACATCTGGCTGCTCGGCCGGGTCGACGACGTGATGCTGGTGTCCGGCCACAACATCTCCACCACCGAGGTGGAGTCGGCGCTGGTCTCCCATCCGTCGGTGGCCGAGGCGGCCGTGGTCGGCGCGACCGACCCGACCACCGGGCAGGCGATCGTCGCGTTCGCCATCCCGCGTGGCACCGCCGACATCTCCGGCGAGGCCGGTGAGCAGCTCATCGCCGAGCTGCGCAACCACGTGGCGAAGACGCTCGGCCCGATCGCCAAGCCGCGGCAGATCATGCTGGTGCCGGAGCTGCCGAAGACCCGCTCCGGCAAGATCATGCGCCGGTTGCTGCGGGACGTGGCGGAGAACCGGTCGCTGGGCGACGTGACCACGCTCCAGGACTCCTCGGTGATGGAGCTGATCTCCTCCGGCATGCAGGGCGGCAAGGCCGAGGACTGA
- a CDS encoding DUF4244 domain-containing protein has protein sequence MRRILSRLRGDAGMNTAEYAVGTLAAVAFAGILLKVLTSGNVQSALTAVIDRALK, from the coding sequence ATGCGCAGAATCCTGTCCCGCCTGCGCGGGGACGCCGGGATGAACACCGCCGAGTACGCCGTCGGAACGCTCGCCGCGGTGGCCTTCGCCGGCATCCTGCTCAAGGTGCTGACCTCGGGCAACGTGCAGTCCGCGTTGACCGCCGTCATCGACCGGGCGCTGAAGTGA
- a CDS encoding methyltransferase, whose amino-acid sequence MILARHLSLALPLLAVLAAARVERSRDARAAALLAFVAAGIGVAALDGLARTAGWWGFAPVAGTFRGLPVDLWIGWSALWGPLPVLLRRHVPLPLALVLLLWLDTVTMPALSPLVRLGPYWPVGELLGLLAVAAPAQLVGRWSADRRHLALRSLLQLGLFAALLLWFVPTVAFEFGDGSWDHLTGLPASRLLVLGQLALLAATPALAAVREFAVRGGGTPYPWDPPPRLVTTGPYAYLANPMQVSAVALILLTAAATRSLTLLGVAAATVAFGAGVAGPHEEDDLARRHGGPWRDHRRRVRDWWPRRRPYAAGPPAVLWLDEDCGPCAATGRFLAHRAPVNLTILAAAAHPRVLWRAEYAGGDGHTDRGVAAVARALEHLHLGWALLGWTLRLPGVTWFAQLVTDAMIAAPHPANPRGERCPTPSSASSTAPSRRSGSTASPGSRPAPSPPPQG is encoded by the coding sequence ATGATCCTGGCCCGGCACCTGAGCCTGGCGCTGCCCCTGCTGGCGGTGCTGGCCGCCGCCCGGGTCGAGCGCTCCCGGGACGCCCGGGCCGCCGCGCTGCTCGCCTTCGTGGCCGCCGGGATCGGCGTGGCCGCGCTCGACGGGCTGGCCCGGACGGCCGGCTGGTGGGGCTTCGCGCCGGTGGCCGGCACCTTCCGCGGGCTGCCGGTGGACCTGTGGATCGGCTGGTCGGCGCTCTGGGGCCCACTTCCCGTGCTGCTCCGCCGACACGTTCCCCTGCCCCTCGCCCTGGTCCTGCTGCTCTGGCTGGACACGGTGACGATGCCGGCGCTGTCGCCGCTGGTCCGGCTCGGCCCGTACTGGCCGGTGGGTGAGCTGCTCGGCCTGCTCGCCGTGGCGGCGCCGGCGCAACTGGTCGGGCGGTGGAGCGCCGACCGCCGTCACCTGGCCCTGCGGAGCCTGCTCCAGCTGGGGCTCTTCGCCGCGTTGCTGCTGTGGTTCGTGCCCACCGTCGCGTTCGAGTTCGGCGACGGCTCCTGGGACCACCTGACCGGCCTGCCCGCCTCCCGGCTGCTGGTGCTCGGCCAGCTCGCGCTGCTGGCCGCCACGCCGGCCCTGGCAGCGGTGCGGGAGTTCGCGGTACGCGGCGGCGGCACCCCCTACCCGTGGGATCCGCCGCCGCGCCTGGTCACCACCGGGCCGTACGCCTATCTGGCCAACCCGATGCAGGTCAGCGCCGTGGCGCTGATCCTGCTGACCGCCGCGGCGACCCGCAGCCTGACCCTGCTGGGGGTGGCCGCCGCGACCGTCGCCTTCGGCGCCGGGGTGGCCGGGCCGCACGAGGAGGACGACCTGGCCCGGCGGCACGGCGGACCGTGGCGGGACCACCGGCGCCGGGTCCGCGACTGGTGGCCCCGCCGCCGGCCGTACGCGGCCGGGCCGCCCGCCGTCCTCTGGCTGGACGAGGACTGCGGTCCCTGCGCCGCGACCGGCCGTTTCCTGGCGCACCGGGCTCCAGTGAACCTGACCATCCTGGCCGCCGCCGCGCACCCCCGGGTGCTGTGGCGGGCCGAGTACGCGGGCGGCGACGGTCACACGGATCGGGGGGTGGCCGCCGTCGCCCGCGCTCTCGAGCATCTGCACCTCGGCTGGGCCCTGCTGGGCTGGACGCTGCGGCTGCCCGGGGTCACCTGGTTCGCGCAGCTGGTGACCGATGCGATGATCGCAGCGCCGCACCCGGCGAACCCGCGAGGAGAACGATGTCCGACACCAAGCAGCGCCTCCTCGACGGCACCATCACGGCGATCCGGCAGCACGGCATCGCCGGGATCTCGGCCCGCACCATCGCCGCCGCCGCAGGGGTGA
- a CDS encoding type II secretion system F family protein: MGADRAGDVAAWESTGPAAPRPPGVPFSQGTSVSTGPPVSTGRPGPGGTPGSTGTRGSAGHLVGRRAHGPWRPGGRAATGGPPGRHDPRRPDAGPDRAGGLASRGSTSPTAIRPSRLTPRRVTLLTVLAGATVGALVGGPVATVAVAGYGALGVRSVRRRRTVRHAVLARRRRLDQLCALAADLRAGLPVPVAAEGLADVAPTRPGAPTTHPGGADRLARLAQAAMRLADRTGAPLAELVERIEADARATDRGLAAAAAQAAGARATAWLLAALPLGGIGLGYGIGVDPVAVLLHTPVGGGCAITAIVLQIAGLLWAERLGAAPAGES; the protein is encoded by the coding sequence ATCGGGGCCGACCGGGCCGGTGACGTGGCCGCGTGGGAGTCCACCGGACCGGCCGCCCCTCGGCCGCCCGGGGTGCCCTTTTCGCAGGGAACCTCTGTCTCGACCGGGCCGCCGGTGTCGACCGGGAGGCCTGGCCCAGGGGGGACTCCCGGGTCCACCGGGACCCGCGGCTCGGCCGGGCACCTGGTGGGCCGTCGTGCCCACGGTCCCTGGCGGCCGGGGGGACGGGCGGCGACCGGCGGTCCACCCGGGCGGCACGACCCCCGCCGTCCGGATGCCGGCCCCGATCGGGCCGGCGGGCTGGCGAGTCGCGGCTCGACGTCGCCCACCGCCATCCGCCCGTCCCGGCTCACTCCCCGGCGGGTCACGCTCCTGACGGTTCTGGCCGGGGCGACGGTAGGGGCGCTGGTGGGCGGTCCGGTCGCCACGGTCGCGGTGGCCGGCTACGGGGCGCTCGGTGTCCGCTCGGTCCGGCGGCGGCGCACCGTCCGGCACGCCGTGCTGGCCCGCCGTCGCCGGCTGGACCAGCTCTGCGCGCTCGCCGCCGACCTGCGCGCGGGACTGCCGGTGCCGGTGGCGGCCGAGGGACTCGCCGACGTCGCGCCGACCCGACCCGGGGCGCCGACGACACACCCGGGCGGAGCGGACCGGCTGGCGCGGTTGGCGCAGGCCGCGATGCGGCTCGCCGACCGGACCGGTGCGCCCCTGGCCGAGCTGGTGGAACGGATCGAGGCGGACGCCCGTGCCACCGACCGGGGGCTTGCCGCCGCGGCTGCCCAGGCAGCGGGCGCCCGGGCCACCGCCTGGTTGCTGGCGGCCCTGCCGCTCGGTGGCATCGGCCTCGGGTACGGCATCGGCGTCGATCCGGTCGCGGTGCTGCTGCACACCCCGGTCGGGGGCGGCTGCGCGATCACCGCGATCGTTCTCCAGATCGCCGGCCTGCTCTGGGCGGAGCGGCTCGGGGCGGCGCCGGCGGGGGAGAGCTGA
- a CDS encoding Fic family protein, with translation MTTDPLAPLLELADIAPAVERARDHVDQAMRHRALRRQGGQVAAEVSLRSAVASAALEGYAHEREAVRAGTVTEPVLQGALRVAGALPQLVELWPKAPRQALAKLHVLAARDVVPSEELGRPVADPVVAVRLDGLAGLVAGGTKVSPLVLAAVVHGELLNLRPFAGPSGVVARGAARLVLMSRGVDPRGLVAVDVGHREREPEYVGAAGAFATGTPDGLRSWLRHYLTAVEVGADQLTAIGDDLLAAS, from the coding sequence GTGACCACCGATCCGCTCGCCCCGCTGCTGGAGCTCGCCGACATCGCGCCCGCCGTCGAGCGGGCCCGCGACCACGTCGACCAGGCCATGCGGCACCGCGCCCTGCGCCGCCAGGGCGGCCAGGTCGCCGCCGAGGTCAGCCTCCGGTCCGCGGTGGCCAGCGCCGCCCTCGAGGGGTACGCCCACGAGCGCGAGGCGGTCCGCGCCGGCACGGTCACCGAACCGGTGCTCCAGGGCGCCCTGCGGGTGGCCGGCGCGCTGCCCCAGCTGGTGGAGCTCTGGCCGAAGGCGCCCCGGCAGGCGCTGGCCAAGCTGCACGTGCTCGCCGCGCGGGACGTCGTACCCTCCGAGGAGCTGGGGCGGCCGGTGGCCGACCCGGTGGTCGCGGTCCGGCTGGACGGCCTGGCCGGGCTGGTCGCCGGAGGGACGAAGGTCTCGCCGCTGGTGCTGGCCGCGGTGGTGCACGGCGAGCTGCTCAACCTGCGCCCGTTCGCCGGCCCGTCCGGCGTGGTGGCCCGGGGTGCGGCGCGGCTGGTGCTGATGTCCCGCGGTGTCGACCCGCGCGGCCTGGTGGCGGTGGACGTCGGGCACCGCGAGCGGGAGCCGGAGTACGTCGGCGCGGCCGGCGCCTTCGCCACCGGCACCCCGGACGGGCTGCGGTCCTGGCTCCGGCACTATCTGACCGCGGTGGAGGTGGGCGCCGACCAGCTCACCGCGATCGGCGACGACCTGCTCGCCGCCTCCTGA
- a CDS encoding HAD family hydrolase: MGRSAAFFDLDKTVIAKSSALAFGRPFYRDGLITRRDVVKSAYAQLMFRLGGTDEQTMARTRDYLATLCKGWQVEQVRQIVAETLHELINPYVYAEAAALIEEHQAAGRDVVLVSASGEEMVRPIGALLGVTDVIATRMTVEDGRYSGEVEFYAAGPSKVDAVSELATERGYDLTDCYAYSDSYSDRPLLECVGHPTVVNPDRALRKLAAENTWPVLEFRHPIPLGRRLRERPAVPVAAAALGVGVGVAIGIAWYGRHRRTRTAVTAA; this comes from the coding sequence GTGGGCCGAAGTGCCGCTTTCTTCGATCTGGACAAGACCGTCATCGCCAAGTCGAGTGCCTTGGCGTTCGGCCGTCCGTTCTACCGTGACGGCCTGATCACCCGACGGGACGTGGTCAAGTCGGCGTACGCGCAGCTGATGTTCCGGTTGGGCGGCACCGACGAGCAGACCATGGCCCGGACCCGGGACTACCTCGCCACGCTCTGCAAGGGGTGGCAGGTGGAACAGGTCCGCCAGATCGTCGCGGAGACGCTGCACGAGTTGATCAACCCCTACGTGTACGCCGAGGCCGCCGCCCTGATCGAGGAGCACCAGGCGGCCGGGCGGGACGTCGTGCTGGTCTCCGCCTCCGGCGAGGAGATGGTCCGGCCGATCGGCGCGCTGCTCGGCGTGACCGACGTGATCGCCACCCGGATGACGGTCGAGGACGGCCGGTACAGCGGGGAGGTCGAGTTCTACGCCGCCGGCCCGAGCAAGGTCGACGCGGTGAGCGAGCTGGCCACCGAGCGCGGGTACGACCTGACCGACTGCTACGCGTACTCCGACTCGTACAGCGACCGGCCGCTGCTGGAGTGCGTGGGCCACCCCACCGTGGTCAACCCGGACCGGGCGCTGCGCAAGCTGGCCGCGGAGAACACCTGGCCGGTGCTGGAGTTCCGGCACCCCATCCCGCTGGGCCGCCGGCTGCGGGAACGCCCCGCCGTGCCGGTCGCCGCCGCGGCGCTCGGCGTTGGGGTCGGGGTGGCCATCGGCATCGCCTGGTACGGCCGGCACCGCCGCACCCGCACCGCCGTCACCGCCGCCTGA